The DNA window CGCCACCGGACCGTCAGGCGAAGATCCCCCTCCACCTCGACACCGTCCTGTACGTGCTGGTCCCAGATGCCGTCTCTGCGGACCGTGAGGCGATAGGTCCCCGGTCGCACCCCCTCCAGCCGGAAGCTGCCGTCGGGGCTCGTCGAGCTCCAGTGCTGGAAGCCCTCGGTGGTGTCCTGGGCCGGCACACCCTCGTCGGAGAGGACCACCAGCGCACCGTCGGGGCCGTGCTGCTCGCCGCGATCGGCGCCGAGGAGCTGCACCCGGCCGCTGACCGTCGCCCGTTTCGTGGTGGGGACCCAGCCTTCAAGACCCGCAGCATCGTAGAGGCGGAGGTGCTCGGGGTCCGCCACGCGCTGCTCGGCCTGCGCTCGCAGCTCCTCCGGTGAGCCGGCGACGCCGAGATGCACGTAGTGCGGGCCGTACGTCTTGGACCAGTCCCCGTCGACGACCACGGGGCGGGCGCCGTAGTGCGTCGCGTGCGGCTCCAGGAGGAGGACGGGGGCGTCGCTCGTCTGATGCAGGGTGAGGTCCTGGCGGTCCGGACCACCGTTGAAGCTACTGCGATCAGAGAGGACGGCGAAGGCGCCCACCCAGCGGTCCTCGAGTCGGCCGTACAGGCCGTGCACCGCATGCTCGCGCATCGAGATCGCCCAGTCGTACTTGGTGTAGTGACGCCGTGCATAGGCGCTGTCGAGGCCGTCGAGGTCGTAGGTAGCATCCATGACCATCTCCGCTGCGGCAAGCTCGGCGGGCGTCGGCAGGAGGGCCGCCCCCGCTCGCCACGGCTCGCCGAACTCGTCGTCCTCGAGGCTCGCGTGCGTGAAGATCTCCGGATCCAGCCAGCACACGAAGCGATGCTGCTCGATGCTGATCGCCGGGTGGCCTTCCTGGTGGGCGAAGCGAGGAGCCAGGTGGAATCCCGCCTCGCCGGCCCGAAAGAGGTACACCCGGTCCCGACGGTACGGAGCGCCGGTCGATGGAGGGATCGTCACCGTCACCACCACGGCGTCCGCGACGCGCCGCACCTCGTAGCCCACGCTCTGCTGGGGCATCTCGACCAGCTCGCCGAGCACCGTGACGTTCTGGTCGAATCGTCCCCTGCCCTTCTCCCCGATCAGCTCCTGTCCGTCGAGCTGCAGAGAGGTCATCCGTCCGTCGGACTCCTTCCACAGCACGGCGCGGACCCGGCCGTTGTCGATGATGATCTCGGTGGGGGTCTCGGTGACCTCGGGCATGGCTGTTCTCGCGGGGTCCGCAGAGGCAGAGGGGAGCACCCCTGTCGCCAGGAGCGAGCCGGCGGCTGCGCCGGCGGTGAGATGGAAGCTGCGGCGGGTGATCGGCATGAGGTCCTCTTCGTCGAAGGTGGATGCGGTGTCGTGCTCGGGGGCGTCAGAGCGGGAGCGAGAACGAACCGACGTCGACCGTGCACCCCTGGGAGAAGGACTGGTCGGCGGCGATGCCGATGGCGGCGCTTCGCAGGCCGTCGGTCCAGGTCGCGCGGCGCCCCAGAGGATCCGGAGCATCGCCGACGAAAATGTCCTCCAGGAGCATCGCGTCGCCACCGCCATGGCCGCCACGCCCCTCGGGGATGGGGATCTCGACCGCCCGCTCCCACTGGCGCTGGAGACGCAGCGTGCTCCGGCGCGGGCGGACCTCGGAGGCCGAGGTGGTGGAGGCCCCCTCTTCCTGGGAGCTCGGGTCGATCTCCGCATCGGCGGTCGCCCGATGGGGGCGCTCGCACACGTCGAGCTCGATCCTGCCGCGGGTGCCGTTCAGGGCCACCCGGTATCCCTCCCAGGGCGCGTAGGCATACAGGCTGTAGGTCAGCGCCGCTCCGCCGCGGTACCCCACCAGCACGTTCATGGTGTCTTCGATGGTGACGCCCTCGCCGAACACGTTCTGGTCCCGCGCATAGCCGTCGGCCCGCTCGGCGTCGAGGTTGAGCGCCCGCAGACGGTCATCCGCCGCCAGATCGACGCGGAAGGGATCGGAGGGCGGAAGCTCCCGGCTGGTGCGGGCCGACGGATCCACGCCGTGCTCCGCCGCGTGCTCGGCTCCGTAGAACCGTCTCGACCCCAGCGCGGTCACCTGGGCGGGTGAGTCGCCGAGCCACCAGTTGACCAGGTCGAAGTGGTGCGAGGCCTTGTGGATCTGCAGGCCGCCGGACATCTCCTTCTGTCGGTGCCAGCGACGGAAGTAGTCCGCCCCATGGCCCGTGTCGAGCAGCCACTCGAAGTGCACAGAGGTCACGGTGCCGATGGAGCCGTCGGCCACCAGCTGGCGCACCAGGGTGTTGCGCGGCGAGTATCGGTAGTTGAAGGTCATCAGGATGCGACCCGAGGATCGCTGCGCGGCCCCCGCGATCGCGCGCGCCTTCTCGGCGGTGGTGGTGATCGGCTTCTCGACCACGACATCGAGGTCATGGGCCAGGGCGCGCACGATGTAGTCGCTGTGGAGGGCGTCGGGGGTGGTGATCACGATGACATCGGGGGACGTGGCGGCGACCATCGCGTCGAAGTCATCCGGGGCCCAGGAGGAGGGAACCGGGGTGGAGGGCGACAGCTCGGCGACGAGCCGGTCGTAGTACTGCATTCGGATGGGGTTCGTGTCGCACCAGGCGACCGGCGTCCCAGCGTCCGCATGCTGGCCGAGGACGGCCCGGACGTACATCTCGCAGCGATGGCCGGTGCCTACGAAGGCGAAGCGGCGGGGTCGAGGGGTGTTCATGAAGCTCTTCTCCTGCACCCCTAGGGGCGCGGCTCGGACGGGAGGCGGATGATCTCAGGGGGAGGGGATGAAGCCCTCGGAACGGATGTCCCAGTCGGGCGGCAGCCCGGGGCACGGGCGGTCGGGGGACCCGTCCCAGCCGCCGGCCATCAGGGCGATCGCGGACAACAGCCCTCCGTTCCCGGGCAGGTAGAGCGGCAGCGAAGCCGTCTGTCGGTTGTGACCGTTGGCGAGAACGACGTTCTTTCCGGTGTCGGTGAGGAGCAGGTCGACGGCCTGGTCGGGTCGTCCCAGCCGGGCGGCGGTCATGGCCATGACGGGGTAGTCCCATCCCCATGTGCTCGACCAGTCCCAGTTCGAGAGCACGTCGTCGAGGGTTGCCCCCATGACACCCGCATCGATCAGCGCCGTCCCCGGCAGCACGCCGAGGGCGCACAGCATCGAGGGGTGGTCCGATCGGATGGTCCATGGCGAGATCCCGATCGCGGGGTAGATCCCGTTCCGCGGCGTCGGAGCACGCATGCCCTCGTGCACGGCCACCCACTTCTCGGGCGGCTCCTGGCCCCGTTCGCGGACCCACTCACAGGCCAGCCCCAGCGCCCAGTGCCACGCGATGAGCTCGAAAGTGGGATTGCGAACCTCTCGCCGCATGCCGCCGTAGCTTTCCTGCGCAGGGATCAGCGGAGGGGGCAGCTCGTAGCCGTGCTCGGTGCGGATCGCGAAGGACGCCATGAAGTCCGCGGTGGCACGGATCAGGTCGTCGAACTCGTCGGTGACCTCTCGCGCCGCCTCCCCTCCCTGATCGTGAATCGCAGCGCGGCGCAGCAGCTCGACGTAGTGGATCGGGTGGGTCTGCTGCCAGATCAGGAACGGAGCGATCCCGCTGGGAGTCTCCTCGCCCTCGGGGCCGACCTGCTTGGGCCAGCGGGCGCCCTCGAAACCCTGCAGGGAAGCCATGTCCAGGGCGCGCGGCAGGATCGTCCGGTACCAGCTCAAGCTGCGTCTCAGCAGTTGGGGCCGTCCCCAGAGCGGGAAGTGCGCGGAGTGCCACCAGTGCATCTCCAGATGCGACTTCCCGCGCCAGGAGTTGCAGACCAGGCCGGTCTCCTGCGGCGGCATCTCGCCGGAGCAGTGGATGGCGGTGAGGTACTGGGAGAGCACGACGCGCCTCTCGAGCTCCTCGGCGCGCGGGTCGTCGACCGCTCCGAGGTCGAGCGCGGCACCGGAGTCCCAGAAGTCCCGCCAGTGCGAGGCGCAGCGTTCCTGGACCATGTCGACGTCCAACGGCTCGTCCTCGCGGCCCGGGGGGAGGAAGTCAAGGACGAGATCCATATCGGGGGTCGGCGACGTCAGTTCCACGAGGTGCTCTTCGGAGGAGGAGACCTCGGCATCGCTCCGGAGCAGAACGCTGTACCGGGTGTCGTCCAGCTCGCGCTCGACACGCCACAGACCCTCGGCGAGGCGCTCGGTCGCAGAGCCGTGGCGGCTCGGCGATCCCCAGTCCTGAGCGTTGTGCCAGGCCGTGTTCCCGTAGCTGAAGGTCAGAGCGACGGAGAGGCCGTGCTGCAGCGCGGAGGATCGGATCCTCGCCGCGACAGCGCTGCGCTGCGGATCGCAGCAGGTCTCCACGTCGACCCGGTGACCCTCGATCTCCCACTGCGAGGTGATGGTTCCGGTCAGCAGCTCGAGCCGCTGTCGCACGGGAACCACCTCGCCGAGCTCGAGCGGCCGGCCGTGCCGGCGGAACCCGATGGTCCCCAGATCGAGGCGGTGGGGGTTTCCGCGGAGCACGAGGTCCTGGGGTCCGGAGCCCTTCTCGGTGCCGCCGGAGACCGACCCGTGCATGTCGACGTACTGGACAGGTCCTCGATCGGAGTCGTACCAGGTCAGCGAATCCCTCCAGGAGAACTCCGCAGCGTCGGGGTTCCGGTGCCAACCCCAGGTAGACAGCGTCCCGAGCAGGGTGCCGGGGTCCTCGGCGGGATCGCGGGGCGACACCGGATACGACGTCGGCAGCGACTGGAGTCCTGTGGCGTCGACCGTCACGGCGAAGTTGCCGTTCCCCGTTCCCAAGGGAGATCTCGGGTCGATCCCGGTGAGCACGACGTCGTGCCGGGAGACGAGGGCGCGACGGTCGATGCCCCGACGGAGGGCAGTGGTCACTTCTCGCCCGCCAGGAGGGCGAGGTACTCGTCGCGGATCGCGTCGCCGCCTGCGGCCTTCCAGTCGGCCACTGCGGTGTCGAAGTCGGCGACCGGCCGGCGGCCCTGCACGATCTCGTCCATCATCGCCGAGACGGCCTTGCTGATCTGGCCGCCCTTGCGGGTGTCGGTCTCGGAGTACATGCCCTCCGTGGGATCCGGGACGCTCTCGGGGATCACAGCCAGCATGTGCTCGTGCTCGCGGCGGATCCCCTGTTCGCTGCCCGGGTGGTAGAGCACCATCGGGGCGTCTGCGATGTACTGCTGCCCTAGGTACAGCTCCCCCTGGGTCTCGGGGTTCGGCACCGGGTCGCCGCCATCCATCTCGTAGTGAACGCCGTCGACGCCGAACTTGCGGAAGAGGTACTCCTCGGTCCCGAAGGGGGCGGCGAGCCAGTTCATGATCGATAGCAGGGTCTCCGTCCGCTCCGCGGACGACTTGTTCAGCGCGACGATGCTGTGCGTGGGGGAGCGGCGCCACAGCGCGCCGCGGCCGCCGTCGAAGCCGACCATGTCGATTGCGGAGAGGGCGAAATCGTCCGCCTTCCCCAGGGCGAGGTAGGCGGGCCACGCGCTGTAGGAATCACCGGTGAAGTACGCCGTCCCTGCCATGAACCACTGCTTGTACTGGGCGCTGTTCGAGGCGAAGGAATCGGGGACCACGACGCCGGCCTCGACGACCTTCCGGGTGGCCTCGAGAGCCTCCTTCATCTGGGGGTGCTCGTAGGAGCGGGTCAGCTCACCGCCCTCGTAGCTCCATACGTTGGGGACCGCGAGCATCTGCTGGATGTAGTTCCCCGGTGCGGACGTGAAGGCCCAGACGTTGCCCCGTTCGTCGGTGACCTCTGTGGCGAGGTCGAGGAGCTCCTCGAAGTTCTTCGGTCCGGAGTCGATCCCCAGGGAGTCCAGCAGATCCTGGCGCTGGTAGAGGATCGTGCACTGCATGACGCCGCGGGGGATCGGGACCGCCATGATCTTCCCGTCGAGCATGACGTTCTGCCAGCTCTCGGTCGGTATGTTCGCGAGCATCGGGTAGTTCGCGATCGCGTCCCCCGACAGGTGCTCGCTCAGATCCACGGCCTTCGCCTGCAGCATCTGGGGAACGGAGTTCGCACCGCGGGAGACCTGGAAGATGTCGGGGAGATCGTCTCCCGTCATCACCGTCGCGAACTTCGCGTCGTAGTCGTTCGCCGGGGTGATCGCGATCTGGAACTCGGAGCCGATCCGATCGTTGAGCTCCTGCCAGTACTTGTTCTGATCCATCGACGGCGGGATCGGTTCCGAGGACTGGGCCATCAGCGTGACGGGTTCGCCATCTCCCGGGGTCCCCTCGATCGCCTTCGTGGGTGAGTCCGGATACGTGAAGAATGCAGGCGGGATGCCGTCCTCGGTCCCTTCGAGGTCAGGGGTGACGCCGGCGTACCGGGTGTAGGTCGGGAACTCCCCGCTGCCGGAGACGGTCGCGGCGGGACCGGATCCGCCACAGCCGGTGAGCGAGGCACTGGTGAGGACCCCGAGGGCGGCTGAGCCTGCGAGGAGCGAGCGGCGGGGGAGCGTGAAAGACATGGTGATCTCCTGTGATCGAGGTCGTGGAACGGGGTCAGCCCTTGACGGCGCCGGTGAGGACGCCCTTGGCGAAGTGCTTCTGCAGGAAGGGGTAGATGACGAGGATCGGCACCAGGGAGATGACGAGGATCGCCATCTGGATGGAGGGTTGGGGCGGCAGCGACTCCAGCGTCGAGAGATCGCCCTGATCGAGCTGCGCATTGTTGATGACATAGGTCCGCAGAACGAGCTGCAGAGGCCATCTGGCCGAATCGTTGAGGTAGATCATGGCGTTGAAGAACGAGTTCCAGTAGCCCACCGCATAGAACAACCCGATGACGGCCAGCACCGCTTTGGAGAGCGGCAGGACGATGCGTCCAAACACCTGGAGCTCGCTGGCCCCGTCGATCTTCGCGGACTCGATGAGCTCCGCCGGAATTCCCCCGAAGAATGCACGCATGACGATCACGTTGAAGGCGCTGATCATCGTCGGGATGATGAGTGCCGCCAGCGAATCGATCAGCCCCACCCCGCGCACCACCAGATACGAGGGGATGAGCCCGGGGGAGAAGAGCAGCCCGAACAGGACCAGCATCAGCATCGTCCTGCCGGCGAAGAGGCCGGGCCGGGAGAGCGCGTACCCCAGGAGGCTCGTCACCGCGAGCGAGCTGAGGGTGCCGACGATGGTGACGAAGGCGGAGACCGCGAGGGCCTGGGTGACCACGCCTCCTCCGAGGATGGAGGAGTAGGCCTCCCAGTGGAGCGAGTCGGGGAGGAGGACGAACCCGCCGTTGCGCGTGACATGCTCGGGGCTCGACACGCTGGTGGAGAAGATGCCGACGAATGGAACGATCACCAGCGAGCAGCAGATCGTGAAGGCGATGCCCTTGAGGATCCGCAGGGGAAGGCTCGGGGCCTCCATGCCGTTGGCGGTGCGCCGCCGTCTCCGACGTGGTCGGGCCGTGGACTGTTCATGCGTTATGGCGGTCATCCCTTGTACACCCCGTTCTCCCCGAAGATGTGGGCGAGCTTGTTGGCTGCGAGTACGAGGATCACGCCCACCAGGCCCTTGACCAGGCCGACTGCTGTCGAGACTCCCCAGCTGCCACCCACGATCCCGTTGTTGTAGACGTAGGTTTCGAGGACCTCCGAGTGGGCGATGCCCACGGCCGGCTGCTGGAGGATGATCTGCTCGAATCCCACGGACAGGGAATCGCCCAGCTTCAGGATGAGCAGCAGGATCACGATCCCCTTGATGCCCGGGAGCGTCACGTGCCACATCTGGCGCCAGCGGCCTGCGCCGTCCACGGATGATGCCTCGTACAGGGTGGAGTCGATCTGGGAGAGCGCCGCCAGGAAGATGATGGTCGACCAGCCGGTGTCCTTCCAGATCACCTGCGCCGTGATCAGCCCGAAGAAGATGTCGGGATTCCCGAGGATGTCGAGGGTCTCCCATCCGTTCGCACGGAGGAAGTTGTTGAGGAGTCCTGCGCCGCCGAGCATGCTCTGGAACAGGGCGACCACCACGACCCAGGAGAGGAAATGGGGCAGGTAGAGCACGGACTGGATCACTCGCTTGAGCCTCTCGGACAGCAGGCTGTTGAGCGAGAGCGCGAGGATGATCGGGGCGGGGAACACCAGGACGGTCTGGATCAGGGTGAGCACCAGCGTGTTCTTCAACGCGATGAGGAACGCGGAGTCGCCGTTGACGAGGACCGAGAAGTTCTCGAGCCCCACCCAGATCGAATCCCGGATGCCGAGGAAGGGCTGGTAGTCCTGAAAGGCGATCACGTTGCCCAGCAGCGCCACGTAGTGGAACACGATGAACAGCAGCATGCCGGGAAGTGCGAAGAGAAGCAGCGCCCTATCGCGCCGCAGACGCGTACGCCAGGAGAGCGGGGGGCGGGGCGGAGGTGGGGAGGGGGAGTCGTCGGGCGAGGAGGTCTCACCGGACGCTCCGGGTGACGGAGGAACTCTTCCGTCGATGGCTGAAGTCATGGAGGGCGCTCCACTCGATCGATGATTGGGACGTTTCAACATCGGGTCGTCAGTCACCTTCGACTGTTCGTGGCGGCGAGGTCGTGCGCTCAGCCGCTGGCGATGTGCGGTGAAGCAAACCATGGGAGCAGGGCACCGTCAAGGGCAACCGTTTGCCTGAATCTCGTCAGGCGCGTTCAATAGGCCACCTGACCTGTGCGTAGCTCTGTCAATCGAAAGGAAAAAATATGCCTCGCGAAGTCAGATCGTGGAGCCGCGCACGACGATCTGGGACGGGACGACGATCTGGCGATCAGCGACCTCTCGCCCCTCGAGCACGTCGAGGAGCAGGGTTCCTGCGAGACGGCCGATCTCGGTGAGGTCCTGATCGATGCTGGTCAGACCCGGAACTGTGGCGTCCACCATGGCGTCCCAGTTCCCGAAGCCGGTGATGGCGACATCCTCCGGGATGCTCCGGCCGTGGGCCCGGAGGCGCTCGAGGGCGCCCCGGGCGATCTGGTCCGAATCGCAGCAGATCCCATCGAAGTCCACCCCCGAGGCGATGGCGATGTCCACGGCTCGGCGTCCCCAGGCCTCGCTCCAGGTGCCGTGCATCGAGGGCTGCACCAGATGGTCCCCGGCGGCATCCCTGACCGCGGCGGCCTTGACCGGAGCGGTGCGCGCACGGAGCGGCCCGGAGATGTGGAGGAGGCGGGTTCTGCCGAGGGCGAGGAGGTGCTCCACAGCGAGCGTGATGCTGTGGGCACGGTCGCTCACCACGGCGAGCTCGTCGGGAGAATCCGGGGTGTCGAAGGTGTAGACGGTGGGAATGCTGCTGGTCAGCGGACCGCTGATCCCCTGAGGGCGGTTGGTGATGATCAGCCCGTCGACGCGACGCTCGTGCAGCGATCTCAGCAAGTGCTGCTCGCGCGCGTAGTCGTCTCGGGTGTCGCTGAGGATCACCGCCATCTTGCCCACGGCCAGTGCATCCTCGGCCCCCATCAGGATCGGCATGGAGAAACGGCCGAAGCTGTCGGTCGTCAGGAAGCCGACCGTGTACGAGCGCCCCTGCGAGAGGCCGCGCCCGCGCGGGTCCGCGACGAAGCCGAGCCGGTCGGCGACGGACTGCACGCGGTCACGGGTTTCCTGCTTCAGGGATCCGGTGCCGTTGAGCGCCTTGGAGACTGTGCCCACGGAGACTCCGGCTGCGCGTGCGACGTCGCCGATCCGTGCTTTGCCTGGAGATGTGCTGCGCGTGGGCATGCGGGAACTGTACGACACCGGACTCTCGGACGGGTTCTCCTGGCACGGGTCGGTCTCGGCGTCGCCGGGTGGGCGGAAACCGATTGCCGTCGCGCCGGCGCCCGCCCTCACCGCACCGGCGCCGGCCCCACCGACTCCCGCCAGATGACCTCCGTGATCGACGGCTGGTCCATCGTCGGTGCGTCGCCCCGCATCACCCGCAGCAGCTCCTCGAGCAGCTCGCCGCCCTGGCGGTGGTGGTCGATGCGCACCGTGGTCAGCGAGGGGGCCATCCAGGCGCTGAGCGGCAGGTCGTTCCAGCCGGTCACGCTGAGCTCCTCGGGGACCCGCCAGCCGCGCTCGGCGGCGCCGCGGACCGCCCCGGCGGCGAGCAGGTCGTCGTCGGCGAGTACCGCGGTGGGGCCCGTGTCGGAGGGCAGGTCGAGCACTGTGCGCCGTGCGGCGTCGGGATCCCAGCCGCAGTCCACGACCTCCGCCGCGGGCAGGTCGAGCTGTTCGGCGGTGTGCAGGAACGACTCCCGGCGCCGCCGGGAGGAGGGGTGGGCATGGTCGCCGCCGAGCAGGAGGAGCGAGCGGTGACCGAGGTCCACGAGACCCGTGACCAGCTCCGCCATCCGGTTCGCCTCGGAGAGCGGCCCCACGTCACGCAGCTTCCGGTCGTACACGGGGGCCGAGACGATCGGGGTGGTGCCCAGGCGGCGGCCCTCCGTCTCGGGGAGGTCGGTGAGCGAGAGGACCGCCTCGTACAGCCCGGAGTCGGCCAGCTCCACCACGCGCTCGTCGAGCCGGTCGCCCGGGGGCAGGGTCACCACCTCCACGCCGAACCCGGCGACCCGTGCGGCGTCGGTCGCGCCGCCGATCAGCTCGAGGGAGTGCCGGACCTCTCCGGCGGGGACGATGAGGGCGAGCCGTCCAGTCGAGCGGTTGCGCATCGCGCGGGCGACGAGGTTCGGGCGGTAGTCGAGCTGGGCGACGGCCTGGTCGATGTGGGCGGCCAGCATCGGGGAGACGGCGGCGTCGCCGCGCAGGTGCCGGGAGACCGTCTGGTGCGAGACCCCGGCGAGACGGGCGACATCGCGGATGGTGGGCCGGCGGGCCTGCGTCATGGGGCCTCCTCGATGGGTGGGTCTCGGCGCCGACGGCGACGGTGCGCAGATCACGATCTCACAACGGGTGACCGTTCATCCGGCATTCGGTCCGACGGTTCCGAGTGACAGCCTCCGGGCCGCCCTCTCGGCGGGCCGGATGGCGCTGTGGAGAGCGAGTCCGCAGGTCCCGGGAGCGCGCCGATGCTCGGCGCCGACATCCATGAGTCCGCAGGTCATTGCAGAGTGAACGGTCACTCGGACGAGGGTGGACTGCAGGCCCGACGGGTCCCGGAACCTTTTTCAGGAAAGCGGTTGACAGCCAGAACTGGAACGATTCAAGATGGCGCTCGTCGACGCGCTGCTGGGCTCACGGACGAGCCCGCCGAACCCCGGAGGAGGCGGAGACACGATGACCACGATCCACGCTTCGCCCCTCTCTGCCCCCGAGCACCTCGAGGGCTGGAGGGTCGAGGGGCCCATGGCGGCGAGCTTCCCGACCGGCCGGCTCCGCCTCGAGAGCGCCGTCGATCCTGCCGCGGGGCAGGCCGCGAACTTCGTCGCCTGGCTGCCCGTCGAGCACGAGGGCGATGTGCGCGTGTCCTGGAGCTTCCGCCCGCTGCGCGAGCCCGGCCTCGCGATGGTCTTCTGGTCCTCCCGCTCCCGGGTGGGCGGCTCGATCCACGACCCCGAGCTGCCGCCGCGCACGGGGGAGTACGAGCAGTACCACTCGGGCGCCATCGACGCCTACCACCTCTCCTACTACCGCCGCAGGTGGCCCTCCGAGCGCAGCCTGCACACCTGCAACGTGCGCAAGAGCCATGGCTTCCACCTCGTGGCCCAGGGCGCCGACCCCCTGCCCCCGGTGCTCGACGCGGACCGCGACTACCGCCTGGTCCTCACCTGGCAGCGGAGCACCGTCGACCTCACGATCGACGGCATCCCGTGCCTGCGCTGGACCGACGACGGCTCCGTGGGCGGCCCCGCCCACCGGGGCGGCGCGCTCGGTCTGCGGCAGATGGCGCCGCTGATCGCCGAGTACTCGGACCTCCTCGTGGAGGCGCTCTGATGGGGCGGGCGGCGCAGGCGCTCTCGGGCGGGATGGATCTCGTCCTGCGCGCGCTGGTGCTCCAGGGCATCTGGCTGCTGGGCACGCTCGCGGGCGGCCTCGTGCTGGGCTGGGCCCCGGCGACCATGGCCGCGCTCGACGCCGCCACCTGCGCCGAGCGGGGCGAGCCGATCCGCTGGCGGCGCGCCGCGCAGGTGTGGAGAGGCTCCTTCCTCCGCAGCCAGGTCACCCTGGGCCTGCCGGGGCTGTTCCTCGTGCTCGCGGTCGCCGCCGCGCTCAGCGGACTCCTGCCCGTCGGCCTCGAGGTCGTGCTGTGGCTCGCGGCCGGTCTGCTGCTCATCGCCCTCGCGCACATCCCCGACCTCGACCGCCGCTACCGCCTCCCGGCCACCCGGGTGCTCGGCCGGTCCCTCGTGCTGGGCCTCGCCCAGGCTCCCACCTCGCTGCTCATGCTGGCGGTCCTCGCGCTGTGGACCGGCATCGTCCTCGCCGTGCCCGGCCTCGCGCCCTTCCTCGGAGCGGGCGTGCCGCTGCTGGTCATCCACCACCTCGTGGACCGGTCCCTGGACCGCAACGAGGACCTGCTCTCCCGCCCGGCGGATCCGCCGGACGGGTACCGGGCCCGACCGCCGAGGGGCACCGCCGCCCCGCCCCGGCCGCGCCCAGCAGCCACCGCCTGAGCCGCTACGCGTCGAGCTCCCCTCGACGCGGCACCACCTCCCTCGCGACGTCGCACCCCGCGGCGGCGCCACAGAAAGGAACAAGGATGTTCTCTCGACGCACACTGCTCGGAGGCGCCACCGCCGGAGCCGCCACCCTCGGACTCGCCGCCTGCGGCGGCACCGGGGGAGGCTCGGGCGACGCCGGAGCCGAGATCACCTCGCTGCGGATCATGGCTCCGCTGCTCTCCGACACGGCACCGGACCCGGAGGGCGCGCTCCAGAAGGCCGTCGAGGAGCTCATCGGCATGCCTCTGGAGATCACCTGGGTCCCGAACTCCAGCTACGGCGACCGCGTCACCGTGACCATGGCGTCGGACAGCATCCCCCACGTCATGGTGCAGACCGGGAAGACCGCCGAGTTCGCGCAGACCGCCGAGGCCGGCGGCTACTGGGACCTCACCGACATCCTGCCCGAGTACCCGAACCTCACGCCCGAGAGCGAGGAGGTCGCGCACGGGGCGAGCATCAACGGACGCACCTACGGCATCTTCCGCCTGCGCGATGCGATGCGCGCGGCGATCAGCATCCGCAAGGACTGGCTGGACACCCTCGGCCTCGACGAGCCCGAGACCACCGACGACCTCATGGAGATCGCCCGCGCCTTCACCGAGGACGACCCCGCCGGGGACGGCTCGGCCACCACGGGCCTGATCATCCCGGCCTGGAGCGGGTACGGGAACAACGGCCCCTACGACCTCTGGGAGACCTGGCACGGCACCGCGAATGTCTGGAAGGACGAGGGCGGGAAGCTCGTCCCGGCCTTCCTCGCCCCGGAGTTCCTCGAGGCGAACCGCACGATGCGCGAGATGGTCGAGGCCGGGCACGTCAACGCCGACTTCGCCACGATGGACAGCGCCACCTGGAACGAGCCCTTCTTCACCGGGCAGGGTGGCCTCATCGCGGACGTCTCCTCGCGCGGCATGCAGCTGATGGGCCTGTTCAAGGACGCGGACCCCGAGGCCTACGGCGACAAGGTCACCATGGTCGGGAACCTCAAGAACCCCGACGGGACCCTGTGGGCGCTGCCCACCCCGGGCTTCTCCGGCTATCTCTCCATCCCGAAGGCCGCGGTGCCGGGCGACGCCCAGCTCGCCACCGTGCTCGCCGCCCTGGACAAGCTCTCCTCCGAGGAGGGCCAGCGCCTGCTCAACAACGGCATCGAGGGCGTCAACTACGAGGTCGACGGAGGGCAGGCGGTCGCGATCGAGAGCGATGAGGCCTCGCTCGTGCAGAGCGACGTCT is part of the Brachybacterium ginsengisoli genome and encodes:
- a CDS encoding Gfo/Idh/MocA family protein, translating into MNTPRPRRFAFVGTGHRCEMYVRAVLGQHADAGTPVAWCDTNPIRMQYYDRLVAELSPSTPVPSSWAPDDFDAMVAATSPDVIVITTPDALHSDYIVRALAHDLDVVVEKPITTTAEKARAIAGAAQRSSGRILMTFNYRYSPRNTLVRQLVADGSIGTVTSVHFEWLLDTGHGADYFRRWHRQKEMSGGLQIHKASHHFDLVNWWLGDSPAQVTALGSRRFYGAEHAAEHGVDPSARTSRELPPSDPFRVDLAADDRLRALNLDAERADGYARDQNVFGEGVTIEDTMNVLVGYRGGAALTYSLYAYAPWEGYRVALNGTRGRIELDVCERPHRATADAEIDPSSQEEGASTTSASEVRPRRSTLRLQRQWERAVEIPIPEGRGGHGGGDAMLLEDIFVGDAPDPLGRRATWTDGLRSAAIGIAADQSFSQGCTVDVGSFSLPL
- a CDS encoding polysaccharide lyase family protein, with the translated sequence MPITRRSFHLTAGAAAGSLLATGVLPSASADPARTAMPEVTETPTEIIIDNGRVRAVLWKESDGRMTSLQLDGQELIGEKGRGRFDQNVTVLGELVEMPQQSVGYEVRRVADAVVVTVTIPPSTGAPYRRDRVYLFRAGEAGFHLAPRFAHQEGHPAISIEQHRFVCWLDPEIFTHASLEDDEFGEPWRAGAALLPTPAELAAAEMVMDATYDLDGLDSAYARRHYTKYDWAISMREHAVHGLYGRLEDRWVGAFAVLSDRSSFNGGPDRQDLTLHQTSDAPVLLLEPHATHYGARPVVVDGDWSKTYGPHYVHLGVAGSPEELRAQAEQRVADPEHLRLYDAAGLEGWVPTTKRATVSGRVQLLGADRGEQHGPDGALVVLSDEGVPAQDTTEGFQHWSSTSPDGSFRLEGVRPGTYRLTVRRDGIWDQHVQDGVEVEGDLRLTVRWRASDVSSQGEGTRPPEQLWQIGSPDGTSVEFPGGARARRYDSLSEYSELFPDGVEHVIGAEHPDWYFTQPQLVDGEPAAPWRIIFDLRSAPARDRTAELTIALAGWSLDSAVPNPDLPSTLTVRCNDGAPQVWEFLGDDARGAIYRSANRARNYRRSFRLPGKDLRAGENTITMTINEDVPDVAVQATYDALRLRML
- a CDS encoding extracellular solute-binding protein, producing MSFTLPRRSLLAGSAALGVLTSASLTGCGGSGPAATVSGSGEFPTYTRYAGVTPDLEGTEDGIPPAFFTYPDSPTKAIEGTPGDGEPVTLMAQSSEPIPPSMDQNKYWQELNDRIGSEFQIAITPANDYDAKFATVMTGDDLPDIFQVSRGANSVPQMLQAKAVDLSEHLSGDAIANYPMLANIPTESWQNVMLDGKIMAVPIPRGVMQCTILYQRQDLLDSLGIDSGPKNFEELLDLATEVTDERGNVWAFTSAPGNYIQQMLAVPNVWSYEGGELTRSYEHPQMKEALEATRKVVEAGVVVPDSFASNSAQYKQWFMAGTAYFTGDSYSAWPAYLALGKADDFALSAIDMVGFDGGRGALWRRSPTHSIVALNKSSAERTETLLSIMNWLAAPFGTEEYLFRKFGVDGVHYEMDGGDPVPNPETQGELYLGQQYIADAPMVLYHPGSEQGIRREHEHMLAVIPESVPDPTEGMYSETDTRKGGQISKAVSAMMDEIVQGRRPVADFDTAVADWKAAGGDAIRDEYLALLAGEK
- a CDS encoding carbohydrate ABC transporter permease, yielding MEAPSLPLRILKGIAFTICCSLVIVPFVGIFSTSVSSPEHVTRNGGFVLLPDSLHWEAYSSILGGGVVTQALAVSAFVTIVGTLSSLAVTSLLGYALSRPGLFAGRTMLMLVLFGLLFSPGLIPSYLVVRGVGLIDSLAALIIPTMISAFNVIVMRAFFGGIPAELIESAKIDGASELQVFGRIVLPLSKAVLAVIGLFYAVGYWNSFFNAMIYLNDSARWPLQLVLRTYVINNAQLDQGDLSTLESLPPQPSIQMAILVISLVPILVIYPFLQKHFAKGVLTGAVKG